Below is a window of Bacteroidota bacterium DNA.
GGGAGATTGTTCAGCAGTACGTGTGGAAATGCGAGGAGCGGATTGCAGAGAACACAACAACGGAGTCCAACGCCGTTCATCTTATGGGAGAGTTTACGTTCACGTACTTGTTCGTGAAAGAGATGGAACCACGCGGCATCCTCTGCGTCGCTTCGACAACCGAGCGGATTGTGACGGAAAATCCCGATGGCTCAAAGACGACAGTATTCAAGTTTGTCCAGTTCCGCCCATATTTTGTCGCCAACAGTTAGGACATGAGGTCAATGAGGTTCTCTGCGAAGTTCACGTTTTCAGATATCTTTAGTTCGCTCTTTGATGCACGCATCCCGTTATTGTTTGTTCTTGCTTCCGTGGCATTCG
It encodes the following:
- a CDS encoding CRISPR-associated protein — encoded protein: MLLNLSNHPLSKWSHEQREAAEKQFGTVEDIPFPQLDPAASLESIREIVQQYVWKCEERIAENTTTESNAVHLMGEFTFTYLFVKEMEPRGILCVASTTERIVTENPDGSKTTVFKFVQFRPYFVANS